From Gallaecimonas pentaromativorans, the proteins below share one genomic window:
- a CDS encoding ATP-binding cassette domain-containing protein yields the protein MALLEVNELSKTYATRDGFFKKSRIMAVAPLSFTLEAGQTLAIVGETGSGKTTVAKLLVGAEKASSGEVKLGGEPLTLHSPQACRSIRMIFQDPSTTLNPRVTIGRQLEEPLKLNTDLTPAQRQAKIETTLVRAGLLAEHADYYPHMISGGQKQRVALARALILGPKVLVCDEALAALDVSLRGQILNFMLDEQKKHKLSYVFVSHNMGIVKHISDQVLVMHHGEVVERGPTEVVFSDPQHEVTRRMLMAQNLLGN from the coding sequence ATGGCCCTTTTGGAAGTAAACGAACTGTCCAAGACCTACGCGACCCGTGACGGCTTTTTCAAAAAAAGCCGGATCATGGCCGTTGCTCCCCTGTCCTTTACTCTGGAAGCGGGCCAGACGCTGGCCATTGTGGGTGAAACCGGTTCGGGTAAAACCACGGTGGCCAAGCTCTTGGTGGGGGCCGAAAAGGCCAGCAGCGGCGAGGTAAAACTGGGCGGCGAGCCGTTAACCCTGCACTCGCCCCAGGCCTGCCGTTCCATTCGCATGATTTTCCAAGACCCCTCCACCACCCTTAACCCCAGAGTGACCATAGGCCGGCAACTGGAAGAGCCCTTAAAGCTCAATACCGACCTGACCCCAGCCCAGCGCCAGGCCAAAATCGAAACCACCCTGGTACGGGCCGGTTTGCTGGCCGAACACGCCGACTACTACCCGCACATGATCTCCGGCGGCCAAAAGCAGCGGGTGGCTCTGGCCCGGGCGCTGATCCTCGGGCCCAAGGTGCTGGTGTGCGACGAAGCCCTGGCGGCCCTGGACGTGTCGCTTCGCGGGCAAATCCTCAACTTCATGCTCGACGAGCAGAAAAAGCACAAGCTCTCTTACGTGTTTGTGTCCCATAACATGGGCATCGTCAAACACATCTCCGATCAGGTGCTGGTGATGCATCACGGTGAGGTGGTGGAGCGCGGGCCGACAGAGGTAGTGTTTAGCGACCCCCAGCATGAGGTGACCCGCCGCATGCTGATGGCCCAGAACCTGCTGGGCAATTGA
- the mtnK gene encoding S-methyl-5-thioribose kinase, giving the protein MPYQAFDSLAAVAFAKQRGLIAADADVSCREIGDGNLNLVFHLQTADSSFIVKQALPYARCVGESWPLSLERARIEAEVLKAHGKVAPEWVVKVLDFDLEQYAMVEEDLSHLELLRKRLINAEKVDNMGQNLADYLADSLYAYSDFELDPKQKKALVSQFINPDLCLITEDLFFTDPYREHERNDIFPASRQSAEALWQDDELLARVAELKVHFLSCPQSLLHGDVHSGSVFSGPGELKVIDAEFGFFGPIGFDVGSVIGNLLLAWCRHHTLGNEAYAAWLVEQCLVFWQRFESRFSALLKGSKDVALVNARYQRRFVAKVLQDTLGYAGTELIRRTLGLAHVADITSLDDELRAKAEQQALSLGKALVLASDEATSIGLLSELLKKAPVSAAA; this is encoded by the coding sequence ATGCCTTATCAGGCCTTTGACAGCCTGGCCGCTGTCGCCTTTGCCAAACAACGTGGACTCATCGCGGCGGATGCCGATGTCAGTTGCCGCGAGATAGGGGATGGCAATCTCAACCTGGTGTTCCACCTGCAAACGGCCGATTCCAGCTTTATCGTCAAACAGGCGCTGCCTTACGCCCGCTGCGTGGGCGAATCTTGGCCGCTGAGCCTGGAGCGGGCCCGTATCGAAGCCGAGGTGCTCAAGGCCCATGGCAAAGTGGCCCCCGAGTGGGTGGTGAAGGTGCTGGATTTTGATCTCGAGCAGTACGCCATGGTCGAGGAGGATTTAAGCCACCTTGAACTGCTGCGAAAGCGCCTCATTAACGCCGAAAAGGTCGATAACATGGGGCAAAATCTGGCCGATTACCTGGCAGATAGTCTCTATGCCTACTCGGATTTCGAGCTCGACCCGAAACAGAAAAAGGCCCTGGTCAGCCAATTTATCAACCCCGATCTGTGCCTTATTACCGAAGACTTGTTCTTTACCGACCCTTACCGCGAGCACGAGCGCAACGATATCTTCCCGGCCAGCCGCCAAAGCGCCGAGGCCCTCTGGCAAGACGACGAGCTGCTGGCCCGGGTTGCCGAACTTAAGGTGCACTTTTTGTCCTGCCCGCAATCGCTGCTCCACGGTGACGTGCACTCAGGCTCGGTATTCTCCGGCCCCGGCGAGCTCAAGGTGATTGACGCCGAGTTTGGCTTTTTCGGCCCCATTGGTTTTGATGTGGGCTCGGTGATTGGCAACCTGCTGCTGGCCTGGTGTCGCCACCATACCTTGGGTAATGAGGCGTACGCCGCCTGGCTGGTTGAGCAGTGCCTGGTGTTCTGGCAGCGCTTTGAGAGCCGCTTTAGCGCGCTGTTAAAGGGCAGTAAGGATGTGGCCCTTGTTAATGCCCGTTACCAGCGCCGCTTCGTGGCCAAGGTGCTGCAAGACACCCTGGGCTACGCCGGTACCGAGCTTATCCGCCGCACCCTGGGCCTGGCTCACGTGGCCGACATCACCAGCCTTGACGATGAACTGCGCGCTAAGGCCGAGCAACAGGCTCTGAGCCTTGGCAAAGCGCTGGTACTGGCCAGCGATGAGGCCACCAGCATTGGCCTTCTTAGCGAGCTTTTAAAGAAAGCGCCGGTTAGCGCCGCTGCATGA
- the mtnA gene encoding S-methyl-5-thioribose-1-phosphate isomerase: MTQRTATALRYQNGTLAILDQRALPSETLWVEVKDADHLVALIQSLAIRGAPLIGIAAVLFLAVAAKAGKDARTLKAISAQLRASRPTAVNLMNLLDRLNPLLDKDSATIEAAAVALFDEDVALCERISDVGLPLFKKGCRVLTHCNTGGLPTAGRGTALGVVTRAQEAGLAPFVWVDETRPLGQGSRLTAYELKEAGVAHKLQPDSAAASLFAAGKVDLVVVGADRIAANGDTANKVGTLMLAVLAKHFGVPFYIAAPWTTVDPACPGAAAIPIEDRPADELLSLGNKQLAPSGTATYNPGFDVTPATLISGWITDRGLITNPDAFSQ, from the coding sequence ATGACCCAACGCACAGCCACCGCCCTTCGCTACCAGAACGGTACCCTGGCCATCCTCGACCAACGCGCCCTGCCCAGCGAAACCCTTTGGGTTGAGGTAAAAGACGCCGACCATCTTGTGGCCCTTATTCAAAGCCTGGCCATTCGCGGTGCGCCCTTGATTGGCATTGCCGCGGTGTTGTTTTTGGCGGTTGCGGCCAAAGCCGGTAAGGACGCCCGAACCCTCAAGGCCATCAGTGCCCAGCTGCGGGCAAGCCGCCCCACTGCCGTCAACCTGATGAACCTCTTGGACAGGCTCAACCCGCTGCTGGATAAAGACAGCGCCACCATCGAGGCTGCCGCCGTCGCCCTTTTTGACGAAGACGTGGCCCTTTGTGAGCGCATCAGTGACGTCGGCCTGCCGCTTTTTAAAAAAGGCTGTCGGGTACTCACCCACTGCAACACCGGTGGCCTGCCCACTGCCGGGCGCGGCACCGCCCTTGGGGTGGTCACCCGTGCCCAGGAAGCAGGCCTTGCCCCTTTTGTGTGGGTCGATGAAACCCGCCCCCTGGGTCAGGGCTCGCGCCTTACCGCCTATGAGCTAAAAGAAGCCGGGGTTGCCCATAAACTGCAACCCGACAGCGCTGCCGCCAGCCTCTTTGCCGCCGGCAAGGTTGACTTGGTGGTGGTTGGCGCCGACCGCATCGCCGCCAACGGCGATACCGCCAACAAGGTCGGTACCCTGATGCTGGCCGTGCTGGCCAAGCATTTTGGCGTGCCCTTTTACATTGCCGCCCCCTGGACCACCGTTGACCCGGCCTGCCCTGGCGCGGCGGCCATTCCCATCGAGGACCGCCCGGCAGATGAATTGCTGAGCCTTGGCAACAAGCAACTGGCCCCGAGCGGCACGGCGACTTACAATCCGGGTTTTGACGTGACACCTGCTACCCTTATCAGCGGCTGGATCACCGACCGGGGGCTGATCACCAACCCCGATGCTTTTTCGCAATAA
- a CDS encoding 1,2-dihydroxy-3-keto-5-methylthiopentene dioxygenase → MTTLTLCSENGIELGSWHDRAVVAEKLSAVGIAYQYLPPRSLDDLSPDAVMASYQDAINDWRQQSGYQSVDVVSIQPDNPNAGELRKKFLDEHIHVEDEVRFFAAGSGIFYLHLNNHVYAVTCTEGDFISVPAGTKHWFDMGTEPYFVAVRLFTNPDGWVAQHTGDKLAENFIDAA, encoded by the coding sequence ATGACCACCCTGACCTTATGCAGCGAGAACGGCATTGAGCTGGGCAGCTGGCACGACCGCGCCGTTGTGGCCGAGAAGCTGTCTGCTGTTGGCATCGCCTACCAATACCTGCCCCCCCGCAGCCTTGACGATCTTAGCCCCGATGCGGTAATGGCCAGCTACCAAGACGCCATCAACGACTGGCGCCAACAAAGTGGCTACCAGAGCGTGGACGTGGTCTCTATCCAGCCTGACAACCCCAATGCCGGCGAGCTTCGCAAGAAGTTCTTAGACGAGCATATCCACGTGGAAGACGAGGTGCGCTTTTTTGCCGCCGGCAGCGGCATCTTCTACCTGCATCTCAATAACCACGTCTACGCGGTTACCTGCACCGAAGGGGATTTTATCTCGGTACCGGCCGGTACCAAACACTGGTTTGACATGGGCACCGAGCCCTATTTTGTGGCGGTGAGGCTCTTTACCAACCCCGATGGCTGGGTAGCCCAGCACACCGGCGACAAACTGGCCGAGAACTTTATCGACGCCGCATGA
- the mtnC gene encoding acireductone synthase: MIKAVVMDVEGTTTDIAFVHKVLFPYARARMADYVRSHLGEAQVAEALAAVSEEAGLAADDTEGQIDALISWIDEDRKVTPLKTLQGLIWQHGYQNGDFTGHVYPEVPAALDAWQEQGLRLAVYSSGSVAAQKLLFGYSDAGDLQGLFEANFDTRIGHKREEASYHNIAKALGLPGEAILFLSDIKEELAAARAAGFAVCQLVRPGTVAAEGYPQAHHFQEVTL, from the coding sequence ATGATCAAAGCGGTGGTGATGGATGTGGAAGGGACCACAACCGATATTGCCTTTGTACACAAGGTGTTGTTTCCCTACGCCCGAGCGCGGATGGCCGATTATGTGCGCAGCCACCTTGGCGAGGCGCAAGTTGCCGAGGCCCTGGCGGCGGTAAGCGAAGAGGCAGGTCTTGCTGCTGACGACACCGAAGGCCAGATTGACGCCCTCATTAGCTGGATTGACGAAGACCGTAAAGTCACCCCTCTTAAGACCCTGCAAGGGCTGATTTGGCAGCACGGCTACCAAAATGGCGACTTTACCGGCCATGTCTACCCGGAAGTGCCGGCGGCGCTTGACGCCTGGCAAGAGCAAGGGCTGCGCCTGGCGGTCTATTCCTCCGGCTCGGTGGCGGCGCAAAAACTGCTGTTTGGCTACTCGGACGCTGGCGACTTGCAAGGGCTGTTCGAGGCCAACTTCGACACCCGCATCGGCCACAAGCGTGAAGAGGCCAGCTACCACAATATCGCCAAGGCGCTGGGCTTGCCGGGCGAGGCCATCTTGTTCTTGTCCGATATCAAGGAAGAGCTGGCGGCGGCCAGGGCAGCCGGTTTTGCGGTCTGCCAACTGGTCAGACCCGGAACAGTGGCGGCAGAGGGTTATCCTCAGGCCCATCATTTCCAAGAGGTGACCCTATGA
- a CDS encoding methylthioribulose 1-phosphate dehydratase: protein MSRPGLVQTLLRHCNEAARRHWLPATGGNLSLRLDERHCLITASGVDKANLSEADLVKVDLDGKVVEGPKPSAETLVHCALYASDPAIKAVFHTHSVASTLLSRKTPGDTLWLEGYEMQKAIRGVTSHLEPLAIACFDNTQDMQALAQDIKARYAASPFVGGLLLKGHGLYAFGDSAEEAWRHLEGLEFLLQCEWEWRK from the coding sequence ATGTCCCGCCCGGGACTTGTCCAAACCCTGCTGCGTCATTGCAACGAGGCGGCCCGCCGCCACTGGCTGCCTGCCACCGGCGGCAATTTGTCACTGCGCCTTGATGAGCGCCACTGCCTGATCACCGCCTCCGGTGTCGATAAGGCCAACCTAAGCGAAGCCGACCTGGTTAAAGTAGACCTCGATGGCAAGGTGGTCGAAGGCCCTAAACCCAGCGCCGAAACCCTGGTGCACTGCGCGTTATATGCCAGCGATCCGGCCATCAAGGCGGTGTTTCACACCCACTCGGTGGCCTCCACGCTGTTATCCCGAAAGACCCCCGGCGATACCCTGTGGCTCGAAGGCTATGAGATGCAAAAGGCCATTCGCGGCGTGACCAGCCACCTCGAGCCTCTGGCCATTGCCTGCTTTGACAACACTCAAGATATGCAGGCCTTGGCCCAGGACATTAAAGCCCGTTACGCGGCCAGCCCCTTTGTTGGCGGCTTGCTGCTAAAGGGCCATGGCCTTTATGCCTTCGGCGACAGCGCCGAGGAAGCCTGGCGCCATTTAGAGGGGTTGGAATTTTTGCTGCAATGCGAGTGGGAGTGGCGCAAATGA
- a CDS encoding methionine aminotransferase produces the protein MTPSSKLPQVGTTIFTRMSALAAEKGALNLSQGFPDFAPDQRLLQRAADAVLHGNNQYAPMTGLPALRGAIAALIERHYQREVDAASEITVTSGASEAIFDAIAALVRPGDEVVLFDPAYDLYEPAVTLAGGQCQRLVLTAPDFRPDWQAFEALLSEKTRLVLINSPHNPTGSCWQSADLDALWQAIASRDIYVLSDEVYEFIHFGQEALSVHSHSELRERSLVVSSFGKSFHLTGWKLGYAVAPAAISAELRKVHQFVTFCTVNPLQQAIAGHLTALPEETFALGPFYRQKRDVLRAALTKSRFKLLPCEGTYFQLLDYSAISDEDDVSFCERLVDEVGVAAIPVSVFYQNPPKGQRLIRLCFAKEEATLIEAAQRLSQL, from the coding sequence GTGACCCCAAGCTCTAAACTGCCCCAGGTTGGCACCACCATTTTCACCCGAATGTCGGCCCTGGCCGCCGAAAAAGGCGCATTGAACCTGTCCCAGGGGTTCCCGGACTTTGCTCCCGACCAGCGCCTGCTGCAGCGCGCCGCAGACGCGGTGCTCCATGGCAACAACCAGTACGCCCCCATGACCGGCCTGCCGGCCCTGCGCGGCGCCATTGCCGCCCTCATTGAGCGCCATTATCAGCGCGAGGTGGACGCAGCAAGCGAAATTACCGTTACCAGCGGCGCCTCGGAAGCGATATTCGATGCCATTGCCGCCCTGGTGCGCCCAGGCGATGAAGTGGTGCTGTTTGACCCCGCCTACGACCTTTACGAGCCTGCGGTAACCCTCGCCGGAGGCCAGTGCCAGCGGCTGGTGCTGACCGCGCCGGATTTTCGCCCCGACTGGCAGGCGTTTGAAGCCTTGCTGTCCGAGAAAACCCGGTTGGTGCTCATCAACAGCCCCCACAACCCCACCGGCAGCTGCTGGCAGAGCGCCGACCTTGACGCGCTATGGCAGGCCATCGCCAGCCGCGACATTTACGTGCTGTCGGACGAGGTGTACGAGTTCATCCACTTTGGCCAGGAGGCGCTGAGCGTCCATAGCCATAGCGAGCTTCGTGAGCGCAGCCTGGTGGTCTCTTCCTTTGGTAAAAGCTTTCACCTCACCGGCTGGAAACTTGGCTACGCGGTGGCGCCGGCCGCCATCAGCGCCGAGCTTCGCAAGGTGCACCAGTTCGTGACCTTTTGCACCGTCAACCCGCTGCAACAGGCCATCGCCGGCCACCTGACAGCCCTGCCGGAAGAAACCTTTGCGCTGGGGCCTTTTTACCGGCAAAAGCGCGACGTGCTGCGCGCGGCGCTCACCAAAAGCCGCTTCAAGCTGCTCCCTTGCGAGGGCACCTATTTTCAGCTGCTCGACTACAGCGCCATCAGCGATGAAGACGACGTGAGCTTTTGCGAGCGCCTGGTGGATGAAGTGGGGGTGGCGGCCATTCCGGTCAGCGTTTTCTACCAAAACCCGCCTAAGGGCCAACGCCTTATTCGGCTTTGTTTTGCCAAGGAAGAAGCCACCTTGATTGAAGCCGCACAAAGGCTTTCACAGCTCTAA
- a CDS encoding CreA family protein — MKKLTLLVLLLLSGCGDDSARVSLGWFTTKDVVVKGFTDPKIPGVTCHVAHVEDDLSFSDPSDMSIACRQTGPITAEMLKGIDKSKSGESVFKESLSVLFKSLKVRRIWDGEHQTLIYLSYSTKETQGSTHHAISTVPLYGTEAWQKPG; from the coding sequence ATGAAGAAACTTACCTTGTTGGTGCTGTTGCTGCTGAGCGGCTGTGGCGACGACAGCGCCAGGGTGTCCCTGGGCTGGTTTACCACCAAGGATGTGGTGGTCAAAGGCTTTACCGACCCGAAGATCCCCGGCGTGACCTGCCATGTGGCCCATGTGGAAGACGATTTGAGCTTTTCCGATCCCTCGGATATGTCCATCGCTTGTCGCCAGACCGGCCCCATCACCGCCGAGATGCTCAAGGGAATAGACAAGTCCAAATCCGGCGAGTCGGTCTTTAAAGAGTCTTTATCGGTACTGTTCAAATCCTTGAAGGTACGGCGGATTTGGGACGGTGAGCACCAAACCCTGATTTACCTTTCCTACTCCACCAAGGAAACCCAGGGCAGCACCCACCATGCCATCTCCACGGTGCCACTCTATGGCACCGAGGCCTGGCAAAAGCCGGGCTGA